Proteins from one Salvelinus namaycush isolate Seneca chromosome 34, SaNama_1.0, whole genome shotgun sequence genomic window:
- the LOC120028932 gene encoding myb-related transcription factor, partner of profilin-like isoform X2 gives MNFKFTYSEIEELGGNLPMKKRKSRFTFDEVHLLLSEVKRNRHILVSKFNQGASSDLRKRTWADIAICINKISECQREVMEIVKKWADLKCDAKRRMVAMRGPNGVRISQNLSPVEKMVHEILATSPPNKATMGSMNHEPEENDFGDMSEMSTRSSGTSNGDPSQSSHDFSFMTPVDEDNSLGFEDLEEELRHMGSFRPPAEPRRTYSRFAASSTAVSSSMATSSSSLPAPSSSFLPAAPSSSTSPGSVMGQGAIRKQLAHSASLSLKEQKATTALLGAVSGSLGALAQSVQQLVESQQEFVRDSLEMQRETVSVLRDFSTNALALLRDKVNGHPPS, from the exons ATGAATTTCAAATTCACCTATAGCGAAATAGAGGAACTTGGGGGCAACTTGCCCATGAAGAAAAGGAAGTCACGCTTCACCTTCGATGAAGTCCATCTGTTGCTGTCTGAGGTCAAAAGAAACAGGCACATCCTCGTAA GCAAGTTCAACCAAGGCGCCTCGTCAGACCTGAGGAAGCGAACATGGGCGGACATCGCGATTTGCATCAACAAAATCAGCGAGTGCCAACGGGAGGTCATGGAGATCGTCAAGAAGTGGGCGGACCTAAAGTGCGACGCCAAGCGCAGGATGGTGGCCATGCGAGGGCCTAATGGTGTCCGTATCTCCCAGAACCTGTCGCCGGTGGAGAAAATGGTGCACGAAATACTAGCCACGTCCCCTCCGAACAAGGCCACCATGGGCAGTATGAATCATGAACCTGAGGAGAATGACTTTGGTGACATGTCAGAAATGTCGACTCGCTCCTCTGGCACCTCTAATG GGGATCCTTCTCAGTCATCTCATGATTTTTCATTCATGACACCAGTCGATGAAG ACAACAGTCTAGGATTTGAGGACCTAGAAGAGGAGCTGCGGCACATGGGCTCCTTCCGCCCTCCTGCTGAACCTCGTCGCACCTACTCCAGATTCGCCGCCTCTTCCACCGCTGTGTCTTCCTCCATGGCTACTTCCTCGTCCTCCCTCCCAGCTCCCTCCTCTTCCTTTCTCCCTGCTGCTCCCTCCTCTTCTACCTCTCCAGGGTCAGTCATGGGGCAGGGGGCAATCCGGAAGCAGCTAGCCCACAGTGCCTCCCTCAGTCTCAAGGAGCAGAAGGCCACTACTGCCCTGCTAGGGGCCGTGTCGGGGTCTCTGGGGGCCCTGGCCCAGTCCGTGCAGCAGCTGGTGGAGTCGCAGCAGGAGTTTGTTCGCGACTCCCTGGAGATGCAGCGAGAGACTGTGAGCGTCCTGCGAGACTTCTCCACCAATGCCCTGGCTCTCCTGCGGGACAAGGTCAATGGCCACCCGCCTTCTTAA
- the LOC120028933 gene encoding synaptosomal-associated protein 25-like, translating into MCVFAFVCMYCMCVFPSVSLLSTLLMLPTFPIWAEQLDRIDEGMDQINKHMKEAEKNLTDMAKCGLCIWPRIKLKDFEESGAYKKVWGNNQDGVVSGQPSSRVVDEREQMIMSGGYIRKVTNDAREDEMEENLGHVGSIIGNLKSMALDMGNEIDTQNVQIDRIQGKAIHNVYRIDAANQKANNLMKR; encoded by the exons atgtgtgtgtttgcttttgtgtgtatgtactgtatgtgtgtgttccctTCTGTGTCTCTCCTATCCACCCTGCTCATGCTCCCCACCTTCCCCATATGGGCAGAGCAACTGGACCGCATCGATGAGGGGATGGATCAAATCAACAAGCATATGAAAGAGGCTGAGAAAAACCTAACTGACATGGCCAAATGTGGCCTGTGCATCTGGCCCCGCATCAA GCTGAAGGACTTTGAGGAGAGTGGGGCCTATAAGAAGGTGTGGGGGAACAACCAGGATGGGGTGGTGTCCGGCCAGCCGTCCTCACGCGTGGTGGATGAGAGAGAGCAGATGATCATGAGCGGAGGCTACATACGCAA GGTGACAAATGATGCACGCGAAGATGAGATGGAGGAGAATCTGGGACATGTAGGCAGCATCATAGGCAACCTGAAGAGCATGGCACTTGACATGGGCAATGAGATCGACACGCAGAATGTCCAGATTGACCGCATTCAGGGCAAG GCCATTCACAATGTCTACCGCATTGATGCTGCCAATCAGAAAGCTAACAATCTAATGAAAAGATAA
- the LOC120028932 gene encoding uncharacterized protein LOC120028932 isoform X1, translating to MNFKFTYSEIEELGGNLPMKKRKSRFTFDEVHLLLSEVKRNRHILVSKFNQGASSDLRKRTWADIAICINKISECQREVMEIVKKWADLKCDAKRRMVAMRGPNGVRISQNLSPVEKMVHEILATSPPNKATMGSMNHEPEENDFGDMSEMSTRSSGTSNGMAGLHHMGMPGTTPHAMGLSMSPFSTQDKDIGMFSRMPFGRDPSQSSHDFSFMTPVDEDNSLGFEDLEEELRHMGSFRPPAEPRRTYSRFAASSTAVSSSMATSSSSLPAPSSSFLPAAPSSSTSPGSVMGQGAIRKQLAHSASLSLKEQKATTALLGAVSGSLGALAQSVQQLVESQQEFVRDSLEMQRETVSVLRDFSTNALALLRDKVNGHPPS from the exons ATGAATTTCAAATTCACCTATAGCGAAATAGAGGAACTTGGGGGCAACTTGCCCATGAAGAAAAGGAAGTCACGCTTCACCTTCGATGAAGTCCATCTGTTGCTGTCTGAGGTCAAAAGAAACAGGCACATCCTCGTAA GCAAGTTCAACCAAGGCGCCTCGTCAGACCTGAGGAAGCGAACATGGGCGGACATCGCGATTTGCATCAACAAAATCAGCGAGTGCCAACGGGAGGTCATGGAGATCGTCAAGAAGTGGGCGGACCTAAAGTGCGACGCCAAGCGCAGGATGGTGGCCATGCGAGGGCCTAATGGTGTCCGTATCTCCCAGAACCTGTCGCCGGTGGAGAAAATGGTGCACGAAATACTAGCCACGTCCCCTCCGAACAAGGCCACCATGGGCAGTATGAATCATGAACCTGAGGAGAATGACTTTGGTGACATGTCAGAAATGTCGACTCGCTCCTCTGGCACCTCTAATGGTATGGCTGGCCTTCATCATATGGGTATGCCTGGCACCACCCCCCACGCCATGGGCTTGTCTATGTCACCTTTCTCAACTCAAGATAAAGATATTGGCATGTTTTCTCGGATGCCATTTGGCC GGGATCCTTCTCAGTCATCTCATGATTTTTCATTCATGACACCAGTCGATGAAG ACAACAGTCTAGGATTTGAGGACCTAGAAGAGGAGCTGCGGCACATGGGCTCCTTCCGCCCTCCTGCTGAACCTCGTCGCACCTACTCCAGATTCGCCGCCTCTTCCACCGCTGTGTCTTCCTCCATGGCTACTTCCTCGTCCTCCCTCCCAGCTCCCTCCTCTTCCTTTCTCCCTGCTGCTCCCTCCTCTTCTACCTCTCCAGGGTCAGTCATGGGGCAGGGGGCAATCCGGAAGCAGCTAGCCCACAGTGCCTCCCTCAGTCTCAAGGAGCAGAAGGCCACTACTGCCCTGCTAGGGGCCGTGTCGGGGTCTCTGGGGGCCCTGGCCCAGTCCGTGCAGCAGCTGGTGGAGTCGCAGCAGGAGTTTGTTCGCGACTCCCTGGAGATGCAGCGAGAGACTGTGAGCGTCCTGCGAGACTTCTCCACCAATGCCCTGGCTCTCCTGCGGGACAAGGTCAATGGCCACCCGCCTTCTTAA